One stretch of Xanthomonas sp. DAR 35659 DNA includes these proteins:
- a CDS encoding DciA family protein produces MSKRKSGEGHTTAPMPALDAALADKVGDPLRRALWLDALDRQLRPHLSPNLASRCRLANVNGEQLVFLVDSPVWHARVRLAEADILAAARSLGLKATRVTVKIATAPAHSPMHQARNKPAPVSAATHKGLRDALASLQDVDSTTPATTAASGRGGLRT; encoded by the coding sequence ATGTCTAAGCGAAAGTCCGGCGAGGGCCATACCACCGCGCCGATGCCGGCGTTGGACGCGGCACTGGCGGACAAGGTGGGCGACCCGTTGCGACGTGCCTTGTGGCTCGATGCGCTGGACCGACAGTTGCGCCCCCATCTGTCGCCGAACCTCGCCTCCCGTTGCCGGTTGGCCAATGTGAACGGCGAACAGCTCGTTTTTCTCGTTGACTCTCCGGTCTGGCACGCCCGTGTGAGGCTGGCCGAGGCCGACATCCTTGCTGCTGCCCGATCCCTCGGACTGAAAGCCACCCGGGTGACCGTCAAGATTGCGACTGCACCTGCGCACTCCCCAATGCATCAGGCAAGAAACAAGCCAGCACCGGTCTCCGCGGCGACGCACAAGGGGTTGCGCGACGCGCTGGCATCCTTGCAGGACGTCGATTCCACTACGCCCGCAACAACCGCGGCCTCCGGCCGCGGCGGTCTGCGTACGTAG
- the lpxC gene encoding UDP-3-O-acyl-N-acetylglucosamine deacetylase: protein MTQQRTLKNTIRATGVGLHSGDKVYMTLRPAPADHGIVFRRVDLEPAVEVPADAELVTETTLCTGLSRGEAKIQTVEHLMSAMAGLGVDNAIVELSSAELPIMDGSSGPFVFLLQSAGIVEQGKPKRFIRIKRPVEVRDGDKIARFEPYDGYKLGFTIQFDHPMIPAKQSRQEIEFSTMAYIKEISRARTFGFMRDLEYMRERNLGLGGSMDNAIVLDEFRVLNDDGLRYADEFVRHKILDAIGDLYLAGGAILGAYEGYKSGHALNNKLVRALLAEQAAWEWVSFDAGAQPAPVAYGAVAYA, encoded by the coding sequence ATGACCCAGCAACGCACTCTCAAGAACACGATCCGCGCCACCGGCGTTGGCCTGCATAGCGGCGACAAGGTGTACATGACGCTGCGCCCGGCACCGGCCGACCATGGCATCGTGTTCCGCCGGGTCGACCTGGAACCGGCGGTGGAAGTGCCGGCCGATGCCGAACTGGTCACCGAGACCACGCTGTGCACCGGGCTGAGCCGCGGCGAGGCCAAGATCCAGACGGTGGAACACCTGATGTCGGCGATGGCCGGCCTCGGCGTCGACAACGCCATCGTCGAACTGTCCTCGGCCGAACTGCCGATCATGGACGGTTCCTCGGGTCCGTTCGTGTTCCTGCTGCAGTCAGCGGGCATCGTCGAACAGGGCAAGCCCAAGCGCTTCATCCGCATCAAGCGGCCGGTGGAAGTGCGCGACGGCGACAAGATCGCGCGCTTCGAGCCGTACGACGGCTACAAGCTCGGCTTCACCATCCAGTTCGACCACCCGATGATCCCGGCCAAGCAGTCGCGCCAGGAAATCGAGTTCTCGACCATGGCCTACATCAAGGAAATCTCCCGCGCGCGCACCTTCGGTTTCATGCGCGATCTGGAGTACATGCGCGAGCGCAATCTCGGCCTGGGCGGGTCGATGGACAACGCCATCGTGCTCGACGAGTTCCGCGTGCTCAACGACGACGGCCTGCGTTATGCCGACGAGTTCGTGCGGCACAAGATCCTGGACGCGATCGGCGATCTGTACCTGGCCGGCGGCGCCATCCTGGGCGCCTACGAAGGCTACAAATCCGGCCATGCGCTGAACAACAAGCTGGTCCGCGCACTGCTCGCCGAGCAGGCCGCGTGGGAGTGGGTGAGCTTCGATGCCGGCGCGCAGCCGGCGCCGGTGGCCTACGGGGCCGTGGCTTACGCCTAA